The Takifugu flavidus isolate HTHZ2018 chromosome 21, ASM371156v2, whole genome shotgun sequence genome has a window encoding:
- the myclb gene encoding protein L-Myc-1b, giving the protein MPGISSTAPRYENWDMDHLDHYHHYFYDDHHDPDEDFFKSTAPSEDIWKKFELVPTPPMSPIRALEGPGKVGLLYPTLGDKLEWVSQFLGQDDEQQQQHEVPCKLAPAGDTFGNLSSIIIQDCMWSGFSAGQQLERVVGERCAPRPGTGAAAAVAAAAKVAGGSAVPSPWRAQSGPADASALGALAAECVDPAAVLTFPSATGCKKQVYSGSESHSDSSDDDKDEEEEEIDVVTVEHKQQRKPRRLVNSRKPVTITVRADPLDPGMKHFHISIHQQQHNYAAPSPDTLPLPCEPPRKRVRHEPPSQASQPHHNSHYHQPRPGHAPLNLDSRKGHVTVAGVRSESPNPSASSPTSSTSPSSPSSTSSPTKAHPLSHLSSPQSSDCEDTDKRKAHNFLERKRRNDLRSRFLSLRDEIPGLADCPKTPKVAILTRATEYLQQLHASERQKAQERKQLKAKQLHLLQRLAQLKRS; this is encoded by the exons ATGCCGGGCATCAGCTCCACCGCGCCTCGTTATGAAAACTGGGACATGGACCACCTCGACCACTACCATCATTATTTCTACGATGATCACCACGACCCGGACGAGGATTTCTTCAAGTCCACGGCCCCCAGCGAGGACATATGGAAGAAATTCGAGCTTGTGCCGACCCCGCCCATGTCCCCTATCCGGGCTTTGGAAGGACCGGGCAAGGTCGGGCTGCTGTACCCGACTTTGGGAGACAAACTGGAGTGGGTCTCTCAGTTCTTGGGGCAGGACGacgagcagcaacagcagcacgaAGTGCCCTGCAAGCTTGCACCAGCCGGGGACACCTTTGGGAATCTGAGCTCCATAATTATTCAGGACTGCATGTGGAGCGGCTTCTCTGCCggacagcagctggagagagTTGTCGGGGAGCGCTGTGCCCCTCGTCCCGGGAcgggggctgctgctgccgttgcCGCCGCTGCCAAAGTCGCCGGTGGTTCTGCCGTTCCGTCTCCGTGGAGAGCGCAGAGTGGCCCCGCCGACGCGTCAGCCCTCGGCGCGCTGGCGGCGGAATGCGTGGACCCGGCGGCGGTGCTCACTTTTCCATCAGCGACCGGGTGCAAGAAGCAGGTTTACTCTGGCTCGGAGTCCCACAGCGACTCATCAG atgatgacaaagatgaggaggaagaggagatagACGTGGTGACAGTAGAGCACAAGCAGCAACGCAAGCCTCGTCGTTTGGTCAACTCCCGTAAACCGGTGACTATAACTGTGCGGGCTGACCCTCTGGACCCCGGAATGAAGCATTTCCACATCTCGatccaccaacagcagcacaacTACGCCGCTCCCTCGCCGGACACGCTCCCTTTGCCATGCGAGCCCCCGCGGAAGAGGGTCCGACACGAGCCCCCCTCCCAGGCGTCGCAACCTCACCACAATTCGCATTACCATCAGCCCCGGCCGGGCCACGCCCCTCTGAACTTGGACAGCAGGAAGGGTCATGTGACCGTGGCCGGCGTGCGGTCGGAATCCCCGAACCCCAGTGCGTCTTCTCCCACTTCCTCGACgtctccttcatctccttcctccACAAGCTCTCCCACGAAGGCCCACCCCCTGTCCCACCTCTCCAGCCCACAGTCGTCGGACTGCGAGGACACAGACAAACGCAAGGCGCACAACTTCCTCGAACGCAAGCGCAGGAACGACCTGCGCTCTCGCTTCCTGTCTTTACGGGACGAGATCCCGGGCTTGGCGGACTGCCCCAAGACACCGAAGGTGGCGATCCTGACCAGAGCCACGGagtacctgcagcagctgcacgccAGCGAGCGGCAGAAGGctcaggagaggaagcagctgaagGCCAAGCAGCTGCACTTGCTGCAGAGGCTGGCGCAACTGAAGCGATCTTGA